TAATAACAGAGGATTTGCTAAAGATTGTTTAGATCAACATGAAGAAGCTATTAAAGATTATGATAAAGCTATAGAATTAAACCCTAATGATAGTGCCGCTTATAATAACAAAGGATTTACTAAATATTATTTAGGTCAATATAAAGAAGCTATTAAAGACTATGATAAAGCTATAGAATTAAACCCTAATTATAGTGATGCTTACAATAGCAGAGGAAATGCTAAAAAAAAATTAGGTAAATATGAAGAAGCTATTAAAGATTTTAATAAAGTGATAGAGTTAGACCATAATTATACTGATGCTTATTATAATAGAGGACTCGCTAAAGATAATTTAGGTCAATATGAAGAAGCTATTAAAGATTTTAATAAAGTAATAGAATTAACCCCTAATTATACTAATGCTTATTATGACCGAGGAAATGCTAAAAAAAATTTAGGTCAATATAAAGAAGCTATTAAAGACTATGATAAGGCTATAGAGATGTACCCTATTTATAGTGATGCTTATTATAATAGAGGACTCGCTAAAGATAATTTAGGTCAATATGAAGAAGCTATTAAAGACTATGACAAGGCTATAGAGTTAAACCCTAATGATAGTGATACTTATTATAACAGAGGACTTGCTAAATATTATTTAGATCAATATAAAGAAGCTATTAAAGATTATGACAAAAGTATAGAATTGGCCCCTAATTATAGTGATGCTTATTATAATAGAGGACTCGCTAAAGATAATCTAAGTCAATATGAAGAAGCTATTAAAGACTATGATAAAGCGATAGAGTTAAACCCTAATGATAGTGATACTTATTATAACAGAGGAAGTGTTAAAGATAATCTAGGTCAATATGAAGAAGCTATTAAAGATTATGATAAGGCTATAGAATTAGACCCTAATGATAGTTATGCTTATAATAACAGAGGAGTATCTAAAGAAAATTTAGGAGAGTACAATGAAGCTTTAAAAGATTATAAAAAGGCTTTGGAATTAGACCCTAACTATGATACTGCTAGAGAAAATATAAAAGAGATTCAAGATAAATATGGCTTGAAATAAAATTAAGAATTTCATTGTTGTGCCTACTTTGTAACTACATACTTAAGAATACATTTAATTTTTATTATACTCTCAATCATAAAATAATTTTTATACTTTTACTACGCTAAAATATAATACAAAAATCAAATATGCGAACCTACACATTCATAAAATTTTCTAAAAGTTTCTTTTATATCATTATCCCAAGTGTTATGATTAAAAATTACTGTTGCACATTCTCTATATAAAGCATCTCTTTTTTTTGACAATTCAATTAGTTTATTTTTATCTTGCACTAATAATGGACGTTCTGATACATTTATATTATTTACTATAAGCTCGGCGTGTCTGTCAATAAAAATAACTATGCCTTTCTCCCTCATCAAAACTCTGTTTCTTTCTTTTAATATAGCTCCACCGCCAGTAGATATAACAGCATTTTTTATATTAGATAACTCTTCAAGTACATCACTTTCTACTTCTCTAAAATATTCTTCTCCGCTATCTTCAAATATCTTATTTATAGTTTTTTTCTCTCTATCCTCTATAACCTTATCCATATCAAAAAAACTATAATTAATATGTTCAGCTAAAAGTTTTGATAAATCACTTTTTCCGCTTCCGGGAAGTCCAATAACAAATACAGTCTTTTCTGAATTATTCATCATAAACTCCAAGCACTATAAAATTCTCTACACTTCTTCTAAACTCTTCAAAAACATTCTTAGCCTCATCGCTTTCAAAATCTCCAACCATATCAATATAAAAATAATACTGCCACTTTCTCTCAACATGCGGACGGCTTACTATAGATGTTAAATTAAATATTTTTAATTTATCTAAAACATTAGAAAGCGAACCATTTTCATGCGGAAGTAAAAATCTCATAGTCATCTTATTACCAGAACTCAAAGCATTGTCATAATTACTTACAACTATAAACCTTGTGGTATTGCCTTTAATGTTTTCAATATTCTCTTTTAAGATGTTTAAATTATAAATCTTATATGCATTTTTATTTGATATAGAAGCTAAAGAATCATCACCACTGTTTGATACAAAAAAAGCAGCTTCTGCAGTGTTCGTAGAGAAAATCTCTTCGTAATTATTCTCTTTTATAAAATTAGAACATTGCTTCAATGCCTGATGATGTGATATTACCTTTTTTATATTACCTATATTAGTATTCTTATTTGCCATAAGTGCATATTCTATTGTAAGATAAACTTCCCCCACTATTTTGCAATTATAATCAGCAAGTATATCAAGCACCTCATTAACCATTCCTGTAGAAGAATTCTCAAGCGGCAAAACTCCATAATAGCTCTCAGAACTTCTTATACTCTCAAGAACTTCTTCAAAACTCTTTTTCTTTATCAATTTAGCCTCATCGCCAAAAAACTTTTTAGCAGCCTCATATCCGTTTCCGCCCTCTCTTCCTTGATAGGCTATAACAGAATCATATTTTATTTTTTTATTATTGTTATTTTCTTTAGTGTCGTTATCAGCAATCAAATGCTTTTGAATCTGCTTTGATGTGTACATTATATCATTATAAATAGTAGTAATTAAATTAGATAATTCCTTGTTTTCAAGAAGATTTATTTTACTTGCTATAACTTCTTTCTCTCTCTTAGGGTCAAATATTGGAGCATTATTCTTTTTCTTAATCTCTCCAACCTTCACACTCACTTTCATTCTCTCATCTATTAACCTTACAATATTTCTATCTATTTCATCAATTTTTTTTCTTAAATCCTTTAACTCTTCCATTATTTTACCCTTATAAAATTATTAATAATATATAATAATATCCTTACTATTAATGATAATTATTATACAAAATGACTAAAAATTGTAAAGTGTATAATATCATATTTTAATTTTCTTTACATTATAATTAAATTTGTTGACTTTTTTAGTCATTACTATAAAATAAAATGCAGCTATATTTTAATATATCTACAAATTTCATTTATTGTATAATTGTATATAGGATTATTTTATTTTTATAGAGGATACTATGCAAGTTTCTAAAGAGTGGCTTGAAAAATATTCTAAAATAAAAAATATACTAAAAGCACAAGATAATTTAGAAGAAGCATTTACAAAAAAAGAAATAAATAACGCAAAATTAGATATATTAGACTTAGGTGAAGTTAATATAGAAAGCGGAAAAGTTGTTGTATGTGATCCTTTAGCTTATTTAGATAAAGAGTCTTTATCCTTTATACAAGAAATTAAACCAAATAAATATAAGGTTTTAGTTGGTGTTTTAGAAGATGAAGAGATATATGCTATTGTAAAACTTCAAATATCAGACAAAGCCCCTAAATATTATGATTTGGCATTAACTGGCGTAGAAGAGTTGGAACATGTAGAAGAGGGTGATTTTTTTGGTTTTCCTGTGGATGCTGGTATGGCTTGTATATGTGATTATAATGCTCTTAATGATTTTACAAAGTTTGAAGATAAATTAATAGAATCAAAAGGAGATGATTATAATATATATGATGATTTATTTGCAGGTCTATTAAAAGATAATGCGAAAAAATACCCTAAACATCAAAGTGAATATGGTGATTGGCTTAATTTTAATATACCAGAGAGTAAATATAATATAGTTTTGTTTCAAAGCGGATATGGCGATGGTTTTTATCCTTCATATTTTGGTTATGATGATAATGATGAAATTTGTGGTTTATATATTGTTTTTATAGACTTATTTGCTGATGATTAATAGTTTTATAAAATCTTATAATAAATATTTTGTTTAATAGAACATTAGGAGTATGTAAAATAATATGAACGTTTTAGATTATATAAAATACAATTTTTTTAATATAAGAACTCCAAGCTTGGTAGAAAAGGTTCGTTTACAGGAATATGCTGCTAGAATACAAAATAATAAATATCATTTTGTAGATTTAAAAACAGGTGCTTTAACAGATACTCTTGCTAAGTTTGTATTTGATATGTATAAAGTAATTGGTCCATTATTACATTCTTTAAAAGAAGAGTTTATTATTAAAGACGGTAAGCAATTTTCATATTATTTAATAGAAGTATCATTTAATGAAGAAATAAAAAACTTATATCTCACGCTCAACAAAGAATATATGACAGAAAAACTAAATAGCGGAGAAAAGATCAATGATGTATTTAATGATGTAAAAAATAATTTTAGTAAGTTTAAAAAATTCATAAGCAGCGATAATGGAAGAGAAATAAATCTAACATTTAATTTGCTTAAAGATTTTGCTACAATATCAAATTTCGATTTCTTTTTGTTTTTAAGGGCTTTCTGTCCTTCTTTTGTAGACGGAGCATATAATTCTAACCCAACATTTAAAAGTACATCAAATGTTCAAGTAGTAGATGATTTAATAAGATTAGATGAGGCTGTAAAAAGCATAGTAATAAGAAAAGAGTTGGCAAGTGCTTTAAAAATATTTCAAAAATACATAGGTGTACCAGAAATACCTGAAAATAATATAAAAACTTTTTTAGCTAGAGTAAAATATTTACAAACACCAAATTTATTGAGTGATATCATTATTTACTTATTAAAAGATTTTACATATAAATCTCCATCAAACTCATCTAATGTAAATATTTTTGTAAACTATATTACAGATTGTACAAATAATCTCAAAAAAGATATGAATGAAATAGTTTCCGAAATAAAAGCTAATAAAATCACAACTATGAGAGAGAAAACTTTCAGCGGAATTGAAATAATGAAGATGAGTAATATTAATGATGATAAAAATGAGCTTTTAGAAAAATATGAATGCCTTACTTTTACTTGTATAGAGCCTTTAGAATATATAAAAACTTTTGTTGTAGAGATATTTGATATAAAATATAAAGCTCCTTTAAATGATATGTTTTTGGGGGTTGATTTTGTTAACAAAGAGAGAAACTCTATGGGGCTTGATGCTTTCTATACTTTAAACGATTCTAATACAGAAATTGTTAATTTTGATGCCCAATTAAGCCCAGAATCTGAAAACTTCAAAAGATTTAAAGGCTGGACTATCACAAAAAATAAAGCTCTAACTAGCAGAGAATTAATAGAAGCTATGGTAAAAAAATTGGATGAAGAAGGAAATAAAATTATTATTAATGCTTATAATTCTGTACTAGATTTAACAAGCATAGTAAAGAATGTTATAGAAGACTATAATAATGGCAGTAAAAATGAAATCCTTAATGCTAATAAAATACCTAGCCTAGAAAGATTTAATTTAAATGTAGCTAAAGAAATGCTTGATGATTTTGAAAACTTTATATCACTATTAAAAAACTTTGTAAGGTAATAATAAATATTTAGAGAGTTCGTATGTATAAAAAATATAAAACAGCTATTAACATTACTATAGGTATTATTATAAGTATTATTTGTTTATACTTTGCTTTTAGAGGCATTGATATAAAGGGTTCTATTGAAGTAGTAAAAAATATTAATGTAGTATATTTTATTATATCTTTAATACTAAGTGTAGTAATAATTGCTTTAAGAGGCTTAAGATGGGAATGCTTTATACCTTTAAAGAAGCCTATAAAAAAGAGAACTATAGTAATGGCAACCTATATTGGATATATGGCAAATAATATACTTCCGGCTAAACTTGGGGAGGTTGCTCGTGCTTATATATTAGGAGTTAAAGAAGATGTAAGCAAGTCTGCTTTAATAGCTTCTGTTATTACAGAGAGACTATTTGATGTTATTACTGGAGGAGTTATACTTACTCTTTCTGTAGCTTTTATTCCAAATTTGCCTAAAACTGTTACTTATGCTGCTGTTGCTTTATTTGTTGTGTCAATTGTTGGTTTTTTAGTATTAATGTTTTTAGTGTGGCAAAAAGAGTTTGCTCATAAAGTTTTTCACAAAGTATTTGGAATACTGCCTCAAAAAATTGGCTCAAAACTAATAGAGTTCTCATGCAATTTTATAGATGGTATAGGTTTTAAAAATGACCCTAAACATATATTTTTAATATTTTTCTATACAATTTTTTATCTTATAGGACAAATATTTACAATAGGCTTTTTATTAGAAGCTTTTAATATAAAAGCATCCCCAATTATAGCATTATTTGTATTTGCTATTGGCGGTTTTGGTTTTGCTGTACCTTCTGCCCCTTCTGGAATAGGACCTTTTGAATGGGCTATTATTTTTGGACTTTCATTAATAGGTGTAGAAAAAACTGTGGCTGCTCCTTATGCTTTGGTTTATCATATGATGGGTATTGTACCTATTACTATAATTGGTTTTATATTCCTATTTATTATGGGAGTTAACCTAAAAGAAGCTACATCACAGAAACAATAATTCATTTAAAGGTTTAATATGAAAGAATATAATATATGTTTAGCATCAGATGATAGATTTGTACCGTATATGGAAGCATTGATTGTTTCTATATTAAAAACTTCTTTAGACGATGAAAAATTTGCTTTTCATGTGATAACATTACATATATCAGATGATAATAAATTAAGATTAGATTATTTAAAAAAAATAAAAAAATTTGATATTTATTATTATAAGCCTGTAAATATAGATAAATATAACAAATGGTTTCAAGAAAAAACAGATAGAAAATGGTCTGTTGAAATATTTTTCAAATTAGACATACCAATTTTATTATCTCATTTAGATAAAGTATTATTTTTAGATTGTGATATGATAGTACTCGATAGTCTAAAAGAACTGTTTGAAACAGATTTGAATAATTTTTATGTTGGTGCAGTTGAAGATATATATTTTAATAATTCACATTTAAAAAAAATAGGGTTAGATATATCTCATAAATATTTTAATGTTGGATTATTATTAATTAATATAAAAGAATTTAATGCTAATAATTTATATGACAAAATAGATTCATACGTTAATAATTCTAAAAAATTATATTTTCCTGAACAAGATATATTAAATTATGTATTTTATGGAAAAATTAAATATTTTGATTATAAATATAATTTCACTTCGGCAATAGCTAAAAAACATAAAAATATAGAAAATGTTATAATTCCACATTTTACTTTAGTTAAACCTTTATATCATAATACACCTATAGTTAAAAATAGATTCTATTATGCATTTTGGAAATATTTTGTAGAAACTAAAAGTTTTAAAGATGAAAGCCTAAAATATGCTACTATATTAATTGATCAAAATGATCCTAAAATAGCAGGACATAATAAGCTTATAGATAAATTATCTTGGTGGATACCTTTCAGAGAAATGAGAAATAATTTTAAAATTAAATATAAAAGAGACATAAAAGAAAAATTCGAATAAATAAAAAATTATATTTTCCTGAACAAGATGTATTGAATTATATGTTTTGCAGTAAAATTAAATATAAAAAAGAGATAAAATATTTTCAATAATTATCATATATTAACAAATTAATTTTCTTTTAAAAATTTAATAACTTCTAATAAGTTATTAAATTTTTTATATGATAATTCTCTCTCCTCACTTTCAGTTAAATGAAACATGTCTGGAATATAAAATCTCTTTTCTATTCCTGCACTTTTTGCAGCAATTAATCCATTTTTAGAATCTTCAAGTATAATAACATTATTTCTATCTTCTACATCAAAATATTCACATACTTTATTATATAAATCTGGAGCAGGTTTAGGATTTATTACTTCATCTCCAGATAATACATAATCAAATTTGTCATATATATTTAACATATTCAAAAACCTATTTACCCTAGATCTAATACTTGAACTTGCAATTGCTTTTTTAATATTCAAAGATGATAAATAATCTAGTATTTCATAAGCACCTTTTTTTACATTTAACCCATCAGATTTTATTATATTATCAATCTCATTTCTTTGTTCTTTTATTATATCGGTATAAGTTTTATATTTAAATATTTTCTCTACATATTTAGATGAGTATACTGCATTAGAGCCTATTATGTTTTTAAAAAAATCATTTTCATTAGAATCTTTATCAAAAATAATATTATTGTTTTTAAATACTCTTTTCCAAGCATTTATACTTACACTCTCAGAATCTATAACAAGTCCATCCATATCAAATATAATTAATTCAATTTTATTTACCATCATTATCTAATATATTGAACTATCTCATAATAATATAATTAATTATTATGAGATAGTTTTTTAACAATATTTATTTAGTTTTTATAGTTATATAACTTCCTATATTAGGAAACACCTTAGGCATTCCATTAAGTAATATAGAACCGGGTAATATATCCTCTGAATTTGATGGATCATTAAAATCCTGAAATCGTAAAGTCATATGTGTTAATGATTTTAGTGTATTATTTGCTTCACATCCTACTTCTAATATCTCAAAATCCTGATCATTAAAAGACAATACCATTCCTTTTTCAATATCATTTTCTACTGCTTCAGACTCTACTATTATACTATATGATCTTAAGTCATTGTCATTAACTTTACCATATATTATAAATAACTTATCTTCATCAAAAAAAGAAAGGGCATTTTCACCTATGTAATTTACTTTTAGTTTAATAATCTCATTATAATCCATTATAATTTATTTTCCTTCAATTAATTTCCACAACTTTATTAGTATCAATAGATTCATGTACAGCAGTTGCTATTTTTGTAGCCTGTAATCCATCATATGCATCAGCAATAAACGGCTTATTATATACTATAGATTTTGCAAAATCAAATATAGGTTCAATTCCAAATCCAGAAGCAAGACCCTCTCTATAAGTTATAAAATAAGAATTAGGTGTAGAACATTTCTCTGGAGAGAATATCTCTACGCCCCTATTCTGTGAATCTACTCTTATAAATCTGTTTTCACACAAAATAGAAGCCCTACCATCATTAGATTTAGGAAAAGAATTAGGAAGAACCCAACAATTATCTACAGTCCAAGTAGAATTATCATCCATTATTAGCATAGCCTGAACACTATCATAACAATCTATGCCTTTAGATTTCAAAACTCCCTTTTGTCCATATGCAAATACAGCTTTAACTTCTCTACCAGTAATAAATCTAATAGAATCATAACAATGCACTCCTAAAAAATGGGCAGGTGAACTTAATTTAGACCATTTAAGCCAGTTAATAGGTACATCTATTATATCATCCATGCTCATATATCCTCTTATAACTTTTCCAGAGTCATTCTTTTCTAATTCTAGTTTAACACTTATAGTAGCAGGGTCCCATCTTTTGTGAAAATCTACAGCAACTCTCACATTTTTTTCTTTAGCTAAATTAATTAAATCCTCAGCCTCTTGTACATTTATTGTAATTGGTTTTTCTATTAATACATGTACCCCTTTCTCTATAGCCTTTTTAGCAGGTTCATAATGAAATGGATCTGGGGTAGCTATAGAGATAATATCTGGTTTTTCAATATCTATTAATTCTTCCAAATCAATATATGGTTTTATATTATATTCATTTGCTCTTTTTTTACATAATTCTTCATTCAAATCACATATTGAAGTTAATTGAGTATATTCACAATTTTTATAAGCATTAAGATGATGCGAGCCAAAAATTCCTCCACCAACTACAGCCGCTTTCAATTTTTGCATAATCGTCTCCTTTTTATAATTGTTTCAACTTAAAATAAACCTATACTAAATATATATCCTATTATTACAGCTAAAGGTCCAGTAATCTGTCTTGATAAAAGAAAAGCAGGAGTTCCTATCTCTATAGTTTCAGGTTCAGCTCTTTGCATAGATAATCCTACAGGTACAAAATCAGCTCCTACTTGTACATTTATTGCAAATAAAGCAGGTATTGCAAAAGAAGGACTTATTATACCAGCAGCAATATTTGTTCCTATTAATATTCCTACTACTTGAGCTACAGCAGCTCCTGGTCCTAAAATAGGAGAAAGGAAAGGTAATCCACATATTATAGCAAGTATTAACAATCCCCATAAAGTACCAGATAAAGGTGAAAGAGCATTAGCAATAATATTTCCTAAAGAAGTCTTTTGTATAAATGCTATAAAAATAGATACAAATGCCATAAAAGGTATTATTCTAGTTATACAAACATCTATAGCCTCTTTTCCTGATTGATAAAATAAAGATATTACCTTACCAACATTAACCCCAATTTTTGTTACAACTCCAAAAAATCCTTTATCAAAATTGTAAGTAGTATTAGTTTTTTTAGTAGTATCTTCAGTAGTGTTGCTTTTATGTGTATTGCCGTTTATTTCTACAACTTCAGCATCACATTCAGATATAGTTTGCTCACTTACATCTGAAACATAAATATCTTCTAAAATATATTTTGCTAAAGGTCCAGATTTTCCAACAGGAGTAACATTAATAGTAGGTACTCTTTTTTGAGGATATACTCCGCATCTCAAAGTTCCTCCACAATTTATAACAACACATGCAATGTCTTCATCTTTTATAGCTCTAACCATACCATCAACAGCTTCTATGCCAAGCATATCAGCAATTCTTTTTGCTACAGGGTCAACTCCTCCTCCTGTTATAGAAACTACTTTTTTAATATCTTTTTCATTATCTTTTACTTCTATTACTAATGGACCGCCCCATCCATTTTTTCCTTTTTTTATACAAATAGCACTCATTTTTCTCTCCTTTTTTAATTTTTAATTAATTAATCTGTTTTTCAATAGCCATGCGTTTCTTTCTTTGCAAATAAAGAAAAATAAATTCTGTCACATATCCTCTAATTAATCCTACAAGTATTCCAGCTAATAAATATCTAATAGCCAAATTATGTATTGGCAATCCTAAAGCCTCAACACCATTAGCTATTCCAAGCCATATAAATAATTCAGCAGGAACAACATGAGGAAATAAAGATGTTAAAGGATGTGCTGTTGCTCCTAAAGCATCTTCAAATCCAGGTTTTGCTTTCTCTGGTAAAAATCTACCAATAGTTAAAGCACCAGGAGAACTTAGGAAAAACCAAGCTAATGAAGGTAAAATACCATAAGTTAAAAATCTGGATTTTGCTAATATTTTAGAAAATTTTTCTATCTTATCTTCACCTACTATTTTCACAATAAAGTTAATTAATGTAAGCATTATAATTAATGCCGGTATTGAACCCTTCACCATATCTAAAAATGTTGTTCCTGCTGCATTTGTAAAGTCAATAAAACTTTGAGCAGACGTTGTAAATATGTTACCCATATAAATTCCTCCCAACATTTGTTTCATTTTGAAACAAATATTTACTATTTTTTAATATTTTTGAAACAATATATGATATAGTATATAAACAAAATGTTTGATGTCAAATTATTTTCTTATTTTTAATTATGACCATTGATTTTTTTTAGATTTTTTATAATATGTTACATTATGACTATAAGAGAAATTTCATTAAAAACTGGATTATCACCTGCTACTATATCTAGGGCATTAAAAAAGCCACATTTAGTAAAGAATCATACTAAAGAATTGATTATGAATGTGATTAATCAGAATGACAGATATTTAAAAGTTTTAAATATATTAGTACCTGATGTCTCTATTTTTCCAGCAAGTGATATTATAAATCACATTATGAATTATTTATATGATGAAGATATTCAAGTTATATTATATTCTTCCAAAAATGATTTAAATATTGAGAGAAAAATTATTAATAGAATTAACAATTATAATCAAAAAGATAGTGTATTATTTTGGTTTCCTATAGCTTCGAAAAGAGATGAAAATTTTACTATACCTATGATACCTACTATTGTATTATATCATGGTTTTTATCTGCCAAATTTTAATCCTAATATTTTAAGTATAAATTTTGATAAAATTGTGGAGATGACTTCAAATTTGTTATATAAAGGTGGGGCAAAAAGACTATTAATATTAATAGACCATGCTGAAAATTCAATACTGGGTAATAAAATTAAAAATTTATATAACTCATATATATTATCATATTGCAATTTACTAAAAAATGTAGACTTCTTATTTTTTGAAGACAACAACTGGGAAAATGTTTTTCATTTACTAAATAAAAATTATGAAAATACTTTTCCATTCGATTCTATTATTTCTTTATCATCTTCTATAGCATACGGCGTTGTAACTTTTTTAAAAACTAAAAAACTTTCTATTCCATATGATGTATCTATAATCACATTTGGATATGATTTAGGTTTTGAACTTATGGAACAACCTATAAGTATGATATATCCAGATACACAAAAAGCCGCTGAACATATTATATATATGGCAGCCCAATTAATTGAAAATGACAATTTTAATGATTCAATCAGTTTAAATTTACAATCCTCTCTTTTAGGATCAGAAAGAAAATATTAAGTATTACTTTATTTATATAAAAATAGATAATATAATTGACAAGTTTTATATAAATGTTATAATTTGGTACAATAAAAATATATTTTAGGAGATTAAACATGTCAAGATTTACAATTCCTAGAGATTTATACTATGGCGATAATGCTATGGAAGAATTAAAGAACTTAAAAGGTTACAAAAAAGCTATAATTGTTACAGGCGGTTCATCTATGAAAAGAGGTGGATTCCTTGATAAATGCGAGAAGATATTAAAAGATACTGGTTTAGAAGTTAAAATTTTTGACGGAGTTGAGCCAGATCCTTCTATAGAAACAGTTTATAAGGGTGCTGAGGCTATGAGAGCTTTTAATCCTGATGTAATAGTTGCATTAGGTGGCGGTTCTGCATTAGATGCTGCTAAAGCTATGTGGGTGTTCTATGAATATCCTGAGAAAAAATTCGATGATATTAAAACCCCTTTCACTATGCCTAAACTTAGAACTAAAGCTATTTTTGCTGCTATTCCTTCTACAAGTGGTACAGCTTCAGAAGTTACAGCTTTCTCAGTAATTACAGACTATTCTACAAACATTAAATATCCATTAGCAGACTTTGAAATTACTCCAGACATTGCTATACTTGATTATTCAATACCAATGACAATGCCTGAAACTGTTTCTGCTGATACTGGTATGGACGCTTTAACTCACTCTATAGAAGCTTATGTTGCAGGACTTAGAACTGACATAACTGATGCTTTAGCTATGAAAGCAATTGACATGATTGTTCATAATATAGAAAAAGCTGTTAAAGGCGATAAA
The genomic region above belongs to Brachyspira sp. SAP_772 and contains:
- a CDS encoding Gfo/Idh/MocA family protein, which gives rise to MQKLKAAVVGGGIFGSHHLNAYKNCEYTQLTSICDLNEELCKKRANEYNIKPYIDLEELIDIEKPDIISIATPDPFHYEPAKKAIEKGVHVLIEKPITINVQEAEDLINLAKEKNVRVAVDFHKRWDPATISVKLELEKNDSGKVIRGYMSMDDIIDVPINWLKWSKLSSPAHFLGVHCYDSIRFITGREVKAVFAYGQKGVLKSKGIDCYDSVQAMLIMDDNSTWTVDNCWVLPNSFPKSNDGRASILCENRFIRVDSQNRGVEIFSPEKCSTPNSYFITYREGLASGFGIEPIFDFAKSIVYNKPFIADAYDGLQATKIATAVHESIDTNKVVEIN
- a CDS encoding iron-containing alcohol dehydrogenase; protein product: MSRFTIPRDLYYGDNAMEELKNLKGYKKAIIVTGGSSMKRGGFLDKCEKILKDTGLEVKIFDGVEPDPSIETVYKGAEAMRAFNPDVIVALGGGSALDAAKAMWVFYEYPEKKFDDIKTPFTMPKLRTKAIFAAIPSTSGTASEVTAFSVITDYSTNIKYPLADFEITPDIAILDYSIPMTMPETVSADTGMDALTHSIEAYVAGLRTDITDALAMKAIDMIVHNIEKAVKGDKEGRAKLHVAQCLAGMSFSNALLGIVHSLAHKTGAEFHITHGRCNAILLPYVIEYNSKVCANRFADIARMLKLSGNTDAELTAALVNKVKELNVKLGIKQTYKDNGVTEDHFKQKCDDIAKNAVADPCTGSNPRETDVANMKKVLESAYYGNAVNF
- a CDS encoding PTS glucitol/sorbitol transporter subunit IIC; translation: MGNIFTTSAQSFIDFTNAAGTTFLDMVKGSIPALIIMLTLINFIVKIVGEDKIEKFSKILAKSRFLTYGILPSLAWFFLSSPGALTIGRFLPEKAKPGFEDALGATAHPLTSLFPHVVPAELFIWLGIANGVEALGLPIHNLAIRYLLAGILVGLIRGYVTEFIFLYLQRKKRMAIEKQIN
- a CDS encoding HAD family phosphatase yields the protein MMVNKIELIIFDMDGLVIDSESVSINAWKRVFKNNNIIFDKDSNENDFFKNIIGSNAVYSSKYVEKIFKYKTYTDIIKEQRNEIDNIIKSDGLNVKKGAYEILDYLSSLNIKKAIASSSIRSRVNRFLNMLNIYDKFDYVLSGDEVINPKPAPDLYNKVCEYFDVEDRNNVIILEDSKNGLIAAKSAGIEKRFYIPDMFHLTESEERELSYKKFNNLLEVIKFLKEN
- a CDS encoding PTS glucitol/sorbitol transporter subunit IIA, with amino-acid sequence MDYNEIIKLKVNYIGENALSFFDEDKLFIIYGKVNDNDLRSYSIIVESEAVENDIEKGMVLSFNDQDFEILEVGCEANNTLKSLTHMTLRFQDFNDPSNSEDILPGSILLNGMPKVFPNIGSYITIKTK
- a CDS encoding PTS glucitol/sorbitol transporter subunit IIB, with product MSAICIKKGKNGWGGPLVIEVKDNEKDIKKVVSITGGGVDPVAKRIADMLGIEAVDGMVRAIKDEDIACVVINCGGTLRCGVYPQKRVPTINVTPVGKSGPLAKYILEDIYVSDVSEQTISECDAEVVEINGNTHKSNTTEDTTKKTNTTYNFDKGFFGVVTKIGVNVGKVISLFYQSGKEAIDVCITRIIPFMAFVSIFIAFIQKTSLGNIIANALSPLSGTLWGLLILAIICGLPFLSPILGPGAAVAQVVGILIGTNIAAGIISPSFAIPALFAINVQVGADFVPVGLSMQRAEPETIEIGTPAFLLSRQITGPLAVIIGYIFSIGLF
- a CDS encoding substrate-binding domain-containing protein; translated protein: MTIREISLKTGLSPATISRALKKPHLVKNHTKELIMNVINQNDRYLKVLNILVPDVSIFPASDIINHIMNYLYDEDIQVILYSSKNDLNIERKIINRINNYNQKDSVLFWFPIASKRDENFTIPMIPTIVLYHGFYLPNFNPNILSINFDKIVEMTSNLLYKGGAKRLLILIDHAENSILGNKIKNLYNSYILSYCNLLKNVDFLFFEDNNWENVFHLLNKNYENTFPFDSIISLSSSIAYGVVTFLKTKKLSIPYDVSIITFGYDLGFELMEQPISMIYPDTQKAAEHIIYMAAQLIENDNFNDSISLNLQSSLLGSERKY